Part of the Candidatus Methylomirabilota bacterium genome, ATGGCCCAGACGCTGGTTCAGCTCCTGGCGCCGCCGCGGGTGCGCGGAAGCATCGTGGGCCTGTTCAACACGGCGATCCTGGGCCTGAGAGCCGGCAGCGGCGTGACGGTGGGCATTCTGGGCGCGTTCATCAACATCTACTGGTCGCTGGCGCTGAGCTCGGCCGCGGTGGTCGTGACGGCGCTGGGGCTGCTCTTCCTCGACGCGAGCCCGCCGCGGAGCGGCGAGCCTTGAGGAGGCGGGCCTCGGGCCCGGCGCGGACGAGGGGCGTGGGCCGCTCCCGCGGGAAGGAGAAGACGATGGCGGAGACCACGATTGGCCTGCTGCATCCGGGAGAGATGGGGAGCGTGGTGGGGGCGTGCGCCCGCGCCGGCGGCGCGCGCGTGCTCTGGGCCTCCGAGGGTCGCAGCGCCCCCAGCCGCGCGCGCGCAGCCGCCGACGGCCTGGAAGACGCCGGCACGCTCGGAGCGCTGGTCGCCCGCAGCGCGGTGATCCTGTCCGTCTGTCCCCCGCACGCGGCCGCCGACGTCGCCCGCGGGGTGGCTGCCCACCGCTTCTCCGGCATCTACGTGGACGCCAACGCGATCGCTCCGGCGACCGCGCGGAACGTCGGGGCGATCGTGGAGCGGGCGGGGGCCAGTTTCGTGGACGGCGGCATCGTGGGCCCGCCGCCGCGGGCTCGCGGCACCACGCGGCTCTATCTCTCCGGGAGGGAGGCCAAGCGCGTCGGCGCGCTCCTCGCCGAGAGCCCGCTGGAGGCGATCGCGCTCGACGGCCCACCGGGAGCGGCCTCCGCGCTCAAGATGGCCTACGCCGCCTGGACCAAGGGCACCTCCGCGCTGCTGATGGCGATCCGCGCAATGGCCAGCGCCGAGGGCGTGGACGAGGCGCTCCTGCGCGAGTGGCAGCGCTCGCAGCCCGACCTGCCCGCGCGCTCGGAGACCGCGGTGAAGTCGAGCGCGCGCAAGGCCTGGCGCTTCGTGGGCGAGATGGAGGAGATGGCGGCGACCTTCGCCGGCGCCGGCCTCCCCGACGGCTTCCAGCGGGCCGCCGTCGACATCTACCGCCGGCTGGCCGGCTACAAGGACGCCGCGACGCCGCCGTCGGTGGCCGAGGTCTCCCGGACGCTCAGGGGCTGACGCCGCGCCGGCGCTCCTCGAGCTCCTCCAGCGTGCGCGGCCAGTCGCGGTGCAGCAGCCGCGAGAGCGCGCGGTCGGCCAGGAGCTTGCCGCCAGTCTGACAGCGGGCGCAGTAGTTGGTCTCGTTGTCCGCGTACACGATCCGCTGCACGGGCGCGCCGCACTGGAGACACGGCTGGCGATAGCGCCCGTGCACGGCCATGCCCTCGCGGAAGGCCGTGACGCCTTCGGGAAACTTCCCGCCCGCCTCCCGCCGCAGGCGCTCGATCCACTCGAGGAGGGTCTGCCGGGTGGCCTCGAAGAGCCGCGCGATCTCCTCCTCGGTGAGCTGCGGGCTCAGCTTGACGGGGGACAGACGCGCCCGGTGGAGGATCT contains:
- a CDS encoding DUF1932 domain-containing protein, with amino-acid sequence MAETTIGLLHPGEMGSVVGACARAGGARVLWASEGRSAPSRARAAADGLEDAGTLGALVARSAVILSVCPPHAAADVARGVAAHRFSGIYVDANAIAPATARNVGAIVERAGASFVDGGIVGPPPRARGTTRLYLSGREAKRVGALLAESPLEAIALDGPPGAASALKMAYAAWTKGTSALLMAIRAMASAEGVDEALLREWQRSQPDLPARSETAVKSSARKAWRFVGEMEEMAATFAGAGLPDGFQRAAVDIYRRLAGYKDAATPPSVAEVSRTLRG